The following proteins are encoded in a genomic region of Cryptomeria japonica chromosome 11, Sugi_1.0, whole genome shotgun sequence:
- the LOC131860395 gene encoding uncharacterized protein LOC131860395, with amino-acid sequence MAERLKKLLPKLISENQNGFTPDKEIADSIILVSEVIHLICKEKQKEWIESIKFCISTVNYSLIVNGNVRGFFGATNGLCQGDPLSPALFELMAEVLGKLIKKRHTYNIWKGIKVHNQLNAITHSQFADDIVIFGEASLVEAKNIMSTLKLYSEQFGQLMNNQKLQLFFFNTDRQTQLRIASLFGIIVSELPIKYLGIRIDKGGRQPQIWDDVIKSCMSKSEIWKNIWLT; translated from the exons ATGGCGGAGCGACTTAAAAAATTGCTACCCAAGTTAATATCAGAGAATCAAAATGGCTTCACCCCCGACAAGGAGATTGCCGATAGCATCATTTTGGTGTCTGAAGTCATCCATTTAATCTGCAAAGAGAAACAGAAAG AATGGATCGAAAGCATTAAATTTTGTATTTCTACGGTTAATTATTCCCTTATTGTCAATGGAAATGTACGTGGTTTCTTTGGTGCCACTAATGGCTTGTgccaaggagatcctttatctcctgcCCTTTTTGAGTTAATGGCAGAAGTCCTAGGGAAATTGATTAAAAAAAGACATACATATAACATATGGAAAGGGATTAAAGTGCATAATCAGTTGAATGCCATCACCCACTCCCAATTTGCTGATGACATCGTGATATTTGGGGAAGCATCATTGGTTGAAGCCAAGAACATTATGAGTACGCTAAAGCTCTATTCTGAGCAATTCGGGCAGCTGATGAATAATCAAAAATTGCAGTTATTTTTCTTCAACACCGACAGACAGACACAACTCAGAATTGCAAGCCTTTTTGGAATTATTGTTTCAGAACTCCCAATTAAGTATCTTGGCATTCGAATCGATAAAGGTGGCAGGCAACCACAGATTTGGGATGATGTGATAAAATCTTGTATGTCTAAATCAGAAATTTGGAAGAATATATGGTTAACATAG